From Actinopolyspora lacussalsi, a single genomic window includes:
- a CDS encoding DNA excision repair protein ERCC-3 (product_source=KO:K10843; cath_funfam=3.40.50.300; cog=COG1061; ko=KO:K10843; pfam=PF04851,PF13625,PF16203; smart=SM00487,SM00490; superfamily=52540), whose protein sequence is MTDGPLIVQSDKTVLLEVDHPGAEQARIAIAPFAELERAPEHVHTYRVTPLALWNARAAGHDPEQVVDALVNNSRYPVPQPLLVDIVETMGRYGRLELSNDPAHGLVLTARDRAVLEEVLRSKKVKPMVGARLDDDTVVVHPSERGRLKQTLLKLGWPAEDLAGYVDGEAHAISLRQHGWQLRDYQRQAVDSFWAGGSGVVVLPCGAGKTLVGAAAMAEAGATTLILVTNTVAGRQWKRELVERTSLTEDEIGEYSGEQKEIRPVTIATYQVITRKSKGEYQHLDLFESRDWGLIVYDEVHLLPAPVFRMTADLQSRRRLGLTATLVREDGRESDVFSLIGPKRFDAPWKEIEAQGWIAPADCAEVRVTLTENERIEYATAEAEERYKVCATARTKASVVRAILDQHPDEPALVIGAYLEQLHELGQELDAPIIEGSTRNKEREALYDSFRRGEINRLVVSKVANFSIDLPEASVAVQVSGTFGSRQEEAQRLGRLLRPKSEGGQAHFYSVVARDTLDTDYAAHRQRFLTEQGYAYRIMDSEDLLGPAVPDVDG, encoded by the coding sequence TCCTACTGGAGGTCGATCATCCCGGGGCCGAACAGGCCCGAATCGCGATCGCACCGTTCGCCGAGTTGGAGCGAGCACCGGAACACGTCCACACCTACCGGGTGACCCCGCTCGCGCTCTGGAACGCACGGGCCGCTGGGCACGACCCCGAGCAGGTGGTCGACGCGCTGGTCAACAACTCCAGGTACCCGGTTCCGCAGCCGCTGCTCGTCGACATCGTCGAGACGATGGGGCGGTACGGCAGGCTGGAACTGTCCAACGACCCGGCGCACGGCCTGGTGCTGACGGCGCGGGACCGTGCCGTGCTCGAAGAGGTGCTGCGCAGCAAGAAAGTCAAACCCATGGTGGGGGCGCGGCTGGACGACGACACCGTGGTGGTGCATCCAAGCGAGCGCGGGAGGCTCAAGCAGACCCTGCTCAAACTGGGGTGGCCCGCCGAGGACCTGGCGGGCTACGTGGACGGCGAGGCCCATGCGATCTCGCTGCGACAGCACGGTTGGCAGCTGCGTGACTACCAGCGGCAGGCCGTGGACTCCTTCTGGGCGGGAGGCTCGGGAGTGGTCGTGCTGCCCTGCGGCGCCGGTAAGACGCTGGTCGGCGCGGCGGCCATGGCCGAAGCGGGCGCCACCACGCTGATCCTGGTCACCAACACGGTCGCCGGGCGACAGTGGAAGCGAGAGCTGGTGGAACGAACCTCGCTGACCGAGGACGAGATCGGCGAGTACTCCGGCGAGCAGAAGGAGATCCGGCCGGTCACCATCGCCACCTACCAGGTGATAACCCGCAAGTCCAAGGGTGAGTACCAGCACCTCGACCTGTTCGAGTCCCGGGACTGGGGGCTGATCGTCTACGACGAGGTGCACCTGCTTCCCGCACCGGTGTTCCGGATGACCGCCGATCTCCAGTCCAGGCGTCGCCTCGGTCTGACCGCCACCCTCGTGCGGGAGGACGGTCGGGAGAGCGACGTGTTCTCGCTGATCGGCCCCAAGCGGTTCGACGCACCGTGGAAGGAGATCGAGGCGCAGGGCTGGATCGCGCCCGCCGACTGCGCCGAGGTGCGCGTGACGCTGACCGAGAACGAACGGATCGAGTACGCCACCGCCGAAGCCGAGGAGCGCTACAAGGTGTGTGCCACCGCACGGACCAAGGCGTCGGTGGTACGGGCGATCCTGGACCAGCATCCCGACGAGCCCGCGCTCGTGATCGGTGCCTACCTGGAACAACTGCACGAACTGGGTCAGGAGCTGGACGCTCCGATCATCGAGGGCTCGACCAGGAACAAGGAGCGCGAGGCCCTCTACGACTCCTTCCGGCGTGGTGAGATCAACCGGCTGGTGGTCTCCAAGGTCGCCAACTTCTCCATCGACCTCCCGGAGGCCTCGGTGGCCGTGCAGGTGTCCGGTACGTTCGGTTCGCGGCAGGAGGAGGCCCAACGGCTGGGCAGGCTGCTGCGGCCGAAGTCGGAAGGCGGCCAGGCGCACTTCTACTCGGTGGTTGCCAGGGACACCCTGGACACCGACTACGCTGCACACCGGCAACGCTTCCTCACCGAACAGGGCTACGCCTACCGGATAATGGATTCCGAGGACCTGCTGGGGCCTGCCGTTCCCGATGTGGACGGGTGA